Proteins from a single region of Corylus avellana chromosome ca11, CavTom2PMs-1.0:
- the LOC132166138 gene encoding cytochrome P450 71AU50-like has product MNIVDINGWLVLRKELGCLPSITMAWTWTILMITLIMLVSLLQKWAWKCMKMRRKLPPSPRGFPIIGHFHMLGELPHQNLLRLSQKYGPIMFLRLGLVPAIVVSSPQAAEQFLKANDLVFASRPPQEASKHISYGQKSLSGSPYGAYWRHVRKICTLELLSSHKISAFKSMRKEELGVLIKFVREAAGDCVAVDLSAKVSSLSADTTCRMVFGKKYMDEDLDERGFKAMIQDVMRLIATPNVGDYIPIIAPLDLQGLTRRMKAVSKVFDDFFEKIIDEHVQSKDQNKTKDFVDVLLSFMGSEKSEDRIQRSEIKAIILDMLAGSMDTSATAIEWALSELIKNPGAMKKVQKELEEVVGLERMVEESDLDGLEYLDMVLKESLRLHPVAPLLLPHEATEDCTINGFHIPRKSRVIVNVWAIGRDPSVWIDAEKFFPERFVGSNIDVRGRDFKLIPFGSGRRVCPGMQLGLTVVRLVVAQLIHCFDWELPNNMQPNELDMTEEFGLVTPRANHLLAIPTYRLIK; this is encoded by the exons ATGAATATAGTTGATATAAATGGTTGGCTTGTGCTGAGAAAAGAGCTAGGATGCTTGCCCAGCATCACCATGGCTTGGACATGGACAATACTCATGATCACCTTGATTATGCTTGTTTCCCTCCTGCAAAAATGGGCGTGGAAATGCATGAAAATGAGGAGGAAACTACCTCCAAGTCCAAGAGGGTTCCCTATCATTGGCCACTTCCATATGCTAGGGGAATTGCCCCATCAAAATCTCCTTCGACTTTCCCAAAAATATGGTCCCATAATGTTCTTGCGCTTAGGCCTCGTGCCTGCCATTGTTGTCTCATCCCCTCAAGCTGCCGAGCAGTTCCTTAAAGCAAACGACCTTGTGTTTGCCAGCAGACCACCTCAGGAGGCTTCGAAGCACATCTCGTACGGGCAAAAGAGCTTGTCGGGTTCTCCTTACGGCGCCTACTGGCGCCACGTACGTAAGATATGCACCCTTGAGTTGCTTAGCAGTCATAAAATCAGTGCTTTCAAATCCATGAGGAAAGAAGAgcttggggttttgataaagttTGTTAGAGAGGCTGCTGGCGATTGTGTTGCCGTTGATCTGAGTGCCAAGGTTTCATCCCTCAGCGCGGATACGACTTGCCGTATGGTGTTTGGGAAGAAGTACATGGACGAGGATCTTGATGAGAGGGGATTCAAGGCTATGATCCAAGATGTTATGCGGCTTATAGCAACTCCAAACGTTGGTGATTATATTCCTATCATTGCGCCGCTTGATCTGCAGGGGCTAACACGGCGGATGAAGGCGGTTAGTAAGGTTTTTGATGACTTTTTTGAGAAGATCATCGATGAGCATGTCCAATCCAAGGACCAAAATAAGACCAAGGACTTTGTTGATGTTTTGCTGAGCTTCATGGGATCTGAAAAATCTGAGGACCGCATCCAACGGTCTGAAATCAAGGCCATaattttg GACATGCTTGCAGGATCAATGGACACTTCAGCAACGGCAATTGAGTGGGCACTCTCAGAATTAATCAAAAATCCAGGGGCAATGAAGAAAGTTCAGAAGGAGTTGGAAGAGGTGGTGGGGTTGGAGAGGATGGTGGAGGAATCGGACTTGGATGGGTTGGAGTACTTGGACATGGTTTTGAAGGAATCCTTGAGGCTACATCCGGTGGCACCATTGTTGCTACCTCACGAGGCCACGGAGGATTGCACCATCAATGGTTTCCACATACCCCGGAAATCTAGAGTGATAGTAAATGTATGGGCAATCGGGCGAGATCCAAGTGTTTGGATTGATGCAGAGAAGTTCTTCCCGGAGAGGTTTGTCGGAAGTAATATAGATGTCCGGGGACGTGACTTCAAACTCATCCCATTCGGATCGGGTAGAAGGGTTTGCCCGGGAATGCAATTGGGTCTCACTGTGGTTCGGCTAGTGGTGGCACAGCTTATCCATTGCTTTGATTGGGAGCTTCCTAATAATATGCAGCCAAATGAGTTGGACATGACAGAGGAGTTTGGTCTTGTAACTCCAAGAGCCAATCATTTACTTGCAATTCCTACCTATCGCCTTATCAAATAA
- the LOC132165962 gene encoding transcription termination factor MTERF8, chloroplastic gives MKPKDNVVLPKRQCYIVSAVLHEHPLKPKPLIAFSMQAIKSLSRPWAYELHRRFLADTTKPFLFLFLFYHSFSSSTEAKTNSSSFSDFLINNFKISKAQALSISTRFHRVTSHEKPQSVLLFLQNLGFSETHIRSAVRVSPQILFCDIDKILKPKIKFFQDLGLVGSELSNFISKNSPVLTVSLERRLVPCVEILKKILCKNENNQDLFRVLRRCSGLVRGNPESRLVGNIAFLKSCGIVGSQLSMLLTRQPWLFNMQQSKLRDLVSRVLDMGFSVNSRMLVYGLYTVSCMSNDTFMRKLELFRISGFSSDECMEMFRKQPALLRASEQKLKLGIEFFMNTIKLEKSVLVRLPVSLMYNLDERVIPRYMVLQILKSKSLLKSELSFVHTLNITEEKFLEKFIVKFSDHAEELLVAYKGHLLDSSSGDEA, from the coding sequence ATGAAACCAAAGGACAACGTCGTTTTACCTAAACGACAATGTTATATTGTTTCTGCAGTTTTACATGAACATCCCCTGAAGCCTAAGCCCCTAATCGCATTTTCAATGCAGGCAATCAAATCACTCTCCCGTCCTTGGGCCTATGAGCTCCACAGGCGGTTTCTTGCAGACACAACCAaaccctttctctttctctttctcttctaccattctttttcttcatccACTGAAGCAAAAACTAACTCCTCCTCCTTCAGCGATTTCCTAATCAACAACTTCAAAATCTCCAAAGCCCAAGCCCTCTCTATCTCCACCCGGTTTCATCGCGTCACATCCCATGAGAAACCCCAATCCGTGCTTCTCTTCCTCCAAAATCTCGGATTCTCCGAGACCCACATTCGGTCCGCGGTCCGTGTTTCCCCCCAAATACTCTTCTGTGATATCGACAAGATACTCAAACCCAAGATCAAGTTTTTTCAGGATCTGGGTCTTGTGGGTTCTGAACTGAGCAACTTTATTTCCAAGAATTCCCCGGTCTTGACTGTCAGTTTGGAGAGAAGATTGGTACCCTGCGTTGAAATTCTCAAGAAAATCTTGTGCAAAAATGAGAATAACCAGGACCTTTTTCGGGTTCTGAGGCGGTGCAGTGGGTTGGTGAGGGGAAACCCTGAATCTAGGTTGGTGGGCAACATTGCTTTCTTGAAGAGTTGTGGGATTGTTGGGTCTCAGCTCTCGATGCTTTTGACTAGGCAGCCTTGGCTTTTTAATATGCAGCAATCCAAACTTAGAGATCTTGTTTCTCGGGTTTTAGACATGGGGTTTTCTGTGAATTCGAGGATGTTGGTTTATGGGCTTTACACGGTTAGTTGCATGAGCAATGATACTTTCATGAGGAAATTGGAATTGTTTCGGATTTCCGGGTTTTCTTCGGATGAATGTATGGAAATGTTTCGAAAGCAACCTGCTTTGCTTAGGGCCTCTGAGCAGAAGTTGAAGCTTGGAATTGAGTTCTTCATGAATACCATTAAGTTGGAAAAGTCGGTGTTAGTTCGTTTGCCTGTGTCTTTAATGTATAACTTGGATGAAAGAGTGATTCCGCGGTACATGGTTTTGCAGATTTTGAAGTCCAAAAGTTTGCTGAAGAGTGAGCTAAGTTTTGTTCATACCTTGAATATAACAGAGGAGAAATTCTTGGAGAAGTTCATAGTGAAGTTTAGCGATCATGCAGAGGAATTGTTAGTAGCTTACAAGGGTCATTTACTGGATTCTTCTTCTGGAGATGAAGCTTAA